The Populus nigra chromosome 14, ddPopNigr1.1, whole genome shotgun sequence genome has a segment encoding these proteins:
- the LOC133672260 gene encoding rac-like GTP-binding protein RHO1 isoform X1: MSASRFIKCVTVGDGAVGKTCLLISYTSNTFPTDYVPTVFDNFSANVVVNGATVNLGLWDTAGQEDYNRLRPLSYRGADVFILAFSLISKASYENVSKKWIPELKHYAPGVPIVLVGTKLDLRDDKQFFIDHPGAVPITTAQGEELRKLIGAPAYIECSSKTQQLVHAECEGSFRCSHQSRPSTTQTKEKEEQSTKGLFYIVIVTGVRSLCVTHVPFLSSHCSLRSLI, translated from the exons atgagTGCATCAAGGTTTATAAAGTGTGTGACAGTAGGAGATGGAGCTGTTGGTAAAACTTGTCTCTTGATCTCTTACACCAGCAACACCTTCCCTACG GATTATGTGCCTACAGTTTTTGACAATTTCAGCGCAAATGTGGTCGTCAATGGTGCTACTGTCAACCTGGGATTGTGGGATACAGCTG GGCAAGAGGATTATAATAGATTAAGACCATTGAGTTACCGTGGGGCAGATGTTTTCATACTGGCATTCTCTCTCATTAGCAAGGCCAGTTATGAAAATGTTTCTAAAAAG TGGATTCCAGAGTTGAAGCATTATGCACCTGGTGTCCCAATAGTTCTTGTTGGAACAAAACTTG ATCTTCGGGATGATAAGCAGTTCTTCATTGACCACCCTGGTGCTGTTCCTATTACTACAGCTCAG GGAGAGGAGCTGAGGAAGCTGATTGGTGCACCTGCCTACATTGAATGCAGTTCGAAAACACAGCAG CTTGTTCATGCAGAATGTGAAGGCAGTTTTCGATGCAGCCATCAGAGTCGTCCTTCAACCacccaaacaaaagaaaaagaagagcaaaGCACAAAAGGCCTGTTCTATATTGTGATTGTAACAGGTGTGAGGAGCCTTTGTGTTACCCATGTTCCTTTCCTCTCTTCCCATTGCTCTCTAAGAAGCTTAATTTAA
- the LOC133672260 gene encoding rac-like GTP-binding protein RHO1 isoform X2: MSASRFIKCVTVGDGAVGKTCLLISYTSNTFPTDYVPTVFDNFSANVVVNGATVNLGLWDTAGQEDYNRLRPLSYRGADVFILAFSLISKASYENVSKKWIPELKHYAPGVPIVLVGTKLDLRDDKQFFIDHPGAVPITTAQGEELRKLIGAPAYIECSSKTQQNVKAVFDAAIRVVLQPPKQKKKKSKAQKACSIL; the protein is encoded by the exons atgagTGCATCAAGGTTTATAAAGTGTGTGACAGTAGGAGATGGAGCTGTTGGTAAAACTTGTCTCTTGATCTCTTACACCAGCAACACCTTCCCTACG GATTATGTGCCTACAGTTTTTGACAATTTCAGCGCAAATGTGGTCGTCAATGGTGCTACTGTCAACCTGGGATTGTGGGATACAGCTG GGCAAGAGGATTATAATAGATTAAGACCATTGAGTTACCGTGGGGCAGATGTTTTCATACTGGCATTCTCTCTCATTAGCAAGGCCAGTTATGAAAATGTTTCTAAAAAG TGGATTCCAGAGTTGAAGCATTATGCACCTGGTGTCCCAATAGTTCTTGTTGGAACAAAACTTG ATCTTCGGGATGATAAGCAGTTCTTCATTGACCACCCTGGTGCTGTTCCTATTACTACAGCTCAG GGAGAGGAGCTGAGGAAGCTGATTGGTGCACCTGCCTACATTGAATGCAGTTCGAAAACACAGCAG AATGTGAAGGCAGTTTTCGATGCAGCCATCAGAGTCGTCCTTCAACCacccaaacaaaagaaaaagaagagcaaaGCACAAAAGGCCTGTTCTATATTGTGA